The genomic segment ACCCGCTCCGACAATCGCTACATCAAACATCGCGCTTTTTTTGTTCCTTCCAGAAGTACGCCGCGGGGATCAGCGACACCAGCAAGACCCCGCCCAGGGTGAAGAACGCCCCCTTCCAGCCAAGCGCCACCGAGAGGCGCGCCATGCTCTCCCCGGCCAGGACCCCGCCCAGGTAGCCGATTCCGTCGATAATGCCGCTTGCCGTCGCGCCGGCTTTCTTCCCCCCAAAGTCCAGCGAGAGCGCGCCGGCGAGAAACGAGTACGGCCCGATCAGGAAGAAGCCCGTGGCCGAGATCGCAAAGATCAGCAGAGGGCTTCCGGCGGGCAGGAGCGCCAGGGTCGAGAGCAGGAGCGCGATCACCGGGAGGCTGAGCAGCAGGATAAACGCCCGCCCTGAGCGGCCTAGGCCATCGGAGAGCTTGCCCGCTAGGATCACAGCAAAGCCTCCAAAGAGAGGGAAAAACGAGCTCTGGGTCGCGGCAGTGCCCTTGGAGAGCTTCCCAAACTCCACGAGGTAGGTGGGAGTCCACTCATTGAAGGTCTCGCGGGCGAGCGTGAAGGCCAGCGAGATGATGCAGACACACCAGAAGCTCGGGGAGCGCAGGAACGCCTTTGCATCGGGCTCCGGTGTTTCGTCTGGCGCGGTGCTCTCCCCGGCCTCGGTGGGGGTGGTTGTGCTATTCTCGCGCAGAAAGAGCGCGTTGAGCACGAGTAGGACGGCCAGGACGATCGCGCCCCCGATAAAGAGCCCTTGCCAGCCGACTCCATTATTGATCAGTGCCCCGTGGAACTGGCGCGCGGCAAAGTCGCCGAAGAGGTAGGAGAGGCTCAGAACCCCCACCGCAGTGCCGTAGCTGCTGGCCGGGTACCAGCTCCCCGTGACCTTGAGGGCACCGGGCCAGCCCAGGGCCTGGATCAGGCGGTTGAGCACCCAAGCGAGCGTGAAGAGAGGCAGGGTCCCCGAGAAAGCAAACATCAGGCTAAAGACAATCGCGCCGATCATGCCCATGAGGAAGTTGCGCCGCCCGCTCCAGAAGTCCGCGAGAGCGCCCGAGGCGAACTTGCCGCAGGCGTAGGCGAGGGTTGCGGCGGAGGCCACTCCCCCCAGCGCGATCTTGGCCGCCGCCTTGTCCATCGTGCCTCCTGCGACCAGGAACTCAATGAGCTGGGGCTTGGCAACCGAGAAGCTGGCGCGGCAGAAGTAGTAGCCCGCGTAGCCCAGGGTGAGCAGGAGCAGGGCCGTGGCAGGGGAAGAGGGGGGACGTCGCATTTCTTGTCCTATCGTCGTAACATCGAATAATCTACTGTGCGCATTATAGAGTATGGGTTAACATTTTGTGAAACTTCCCCAAGGGGCATGGTGTACAATGGCAGAGGAGAGAGTCACGGTGAGAAAAATCAAGAAACTGGTGTTGGTGAGCGGGGCATTTTTAGGGGCAGGCTGTGCGGGAACGAGCCCGAATCTCTCGACACCGCAGATGCAGACGCCCTCCTTAGGCGGGGGGCTGGGGGCACGCTCGGTTGCCTCCCCTGCGCCGGGTGCCACAGCGGAGGCGTCCCTTGCGCCCCTGGAGACTGTCGCGACTCCCGAGAAGACCTTTGTGCAGCCTCCCTACCTCCAGCTGGGCAACCGCCCGACTCTCGGGGGAAAGACCGAGGGCCTGGAGCTACTCTGGATCGTCCCCGCCGATACCAAGCTCGACGAGTGGAGCGTTGAGACGCGCCTACCGGGGGCGGCGGCGGCCACGACCTCCTGGACAAAGATCAAGGGGAAGCTGAGCGCCAAGCCGGTCGCAGTCGGGGTGATCAAGCCGGAGCTGGTCGTGAGCGCGCCGCTGGAGGGGCTGGCACCGGGGAAGCTCTTTGACTACCGTATCCTGCGGGGCGACAAGCCGGTCTTTGCCGCCCGTGCGCGTGCCCGCAAGACCGCCAAGGAGCCGCAGCGCTTCGTGCTCTTTGGAGACTGCGCGCAGGGCACCGACGGCCAGAAGAAAGTGGCGGCGCAGACCCTGGCGGCCAAGCCCGACTATGTCTTTATCACCGGGGATATTGTCTACGGCAAGGGGCTGGCGAGCGAGTACGTGAAGAACTACTGGCCGGTCTATAATGCCGAGACCGCCGGTGCCGATGGCGTCCCGCTGCTGCGCTCAACCCTGACGGTGGCCGCGCCGGGCAACCACGATATCCGCTCCACGACTCTGGAGAAGACCGCTGACGGTTTTGCCTACTTCTACTACTGGAGCCAGCCGCTCAATGGGCCTGCGGTGGCGAGCACGAAGTTCGCCTCGCCGCTGGGGAGCACGGATACCAAGGCGTTTCTGACCGCCGCAGGCGAGCGCTACCCCCGCATGGCGAGCTTCTCCTACGACTATGGCAACGCTCACTGGACGGTTTTAGATGCCAATGCCTACATGGACTGGAGCGATCCGGCCCTGATGCAGTGGGTGGAGGCGGACCTGAAGGCGGCGCAGAAGGCCACCTGGCGCTTTGTCGCGTTCCACCACCCGCCGTTTAACTCCAACGCCGAGCACTTCAACGACCAGTGGATGCGGGTGCTCGCGCCGCTCTTTGAGAAGTACGGGGTCTCCGTGGTCTGGGCGGGGCATGTCCACGACTACCAGCGCAGCTACCCACTGACCTTTCTTCCCACGAAGCCGCGCGATACCAAGGGCGCGGTGGAGGGGAAACTCACGCTCAACAAGACCTACGATGGGGTCAAGAACACCAAGCCCAACGCGCCGATCTATATTGTCTCCGGTGCGGGCGGTGCGGGGCTCTACAAGAACCTCGAAAAGGGAAAACTACAGGACTTCACTGCGAAGTATATCGACGATACCCACTCACTGACCGTGGTGGATCTCACCGATAAGACGCTGGACGCCCGGCAAGTCGGGGCCGACGGCAAAGAACTCGATCACTGGAAAATAACCAAATGACACCTAACAACCAACAACCTGCACCCACCGGACCCTTCTCGCTGCCCGCGCTGGCCTACCCGCCCGCCGCCCTGGAGCCGCATATCGATGCCCAGACCATGCAGATCCACCACGATAAGCACCACCAGACCTACATCACCAACCTCAACAACGCGGTTGCCAAGGTCTACGGACCGAACAGCCGGGTGATGTCCGCCGAGGCGCTGCTTAAGAACCTAGAGCGCATCCCCGAGGACAGCCGCGCCGCGGTTCGCAACAACGCTGGGGGCCATGTCAACCATACGATCTTCTGGACCCTGATGAAGCCGGGTGGCGGCGGCGCCCCGACCGGCGCGATTGCGGATGCGATCAAGGGGACGTTTGGGGACTTTGACAAGTTCAAGGCGGCGTTCGAGGACGCGGGCCTGAA from the Armatimonas rosea genome contains:
- a CDS encoding MFS transporter, encoding MRRPPSSPATALLLLTLGYAGYYFCRASFSVAKPQLIEFLVAGGTMDKAAAKIALGGVASAATLAYACGKFASGALADFWSGRRNFLMGMIGAIVFSLMFAFSGTLPLFTLAWVLNRLIQALGWPGALKVTGSWYPASSYGTAVGVLSLSYLFGDFAARQFHGALINNGVGWQGLFIGGAIVLAVLLVLNALFLRENSTTTPTEAGESTAPDETPEPDAKAFLRSPSFWCVCIISLAFTLARETFNEWTPTYLVEFGKLSKGTAATQSSFFPLFGGFAVILAGKLSDGLGRSGRAFILLLSLPVIALLLSTLALLPAGSPLLIFAISATGFFLIGPYSFLAGALSLDFGGKKAGATASGIIDGIGYLGGVLAGESMARLSVALGWKGAFFTLGGVLLVSLIPAAYFWKEQKKRDV
- a CDS encoding metallophosphoesterase, which produces MRKIKKLVLVSGAFLGAGCAGTSPNLSTPQMQTPSLGGGLGARSVASPAPGATAEASLAPLETVATPEKTFVQPPYLQLGNRPTLGGKTEGLELLWIVPADTKLDEWSVETRLPGAAAATTSWTKIKGKLSAKPVAVGVIKPELVVSAPLEGLAPGKLFDYRILRGDKPVFAARARARKTAKEPQRFVLFGDCAQGTDGQKKVAAQTLAAKPDYVFITGDIVYGKGLASEYVKNYWPVYNAETAGADGVPLLRSTLTVAAPGNHDIRSTTLEKTADGFAYFYYWSQPLNGPAVASTKFASPLGSTDTKAFLTAAGERYPRMASFSYDYGNAHWTVLDANAYMDWSDPALMQWVEADLKAAQKATWRFVAFHHPPFNSNAEHFNDQWMRVLAPLFEKYGVSVVWAGHVHDYQRSYPLTFLPTKPRDTKGAVEGKLTLNKTYDGVKNTKPNAPIYIVSGAGGAGLYKNLEKGKLQDFTAKYIDDTHSLTVVDLTDKTLDARQVGADGKELDHWKITK
- a CDS encoding superoxide dismutase; this translates as MTPNNQQPAPTGPFSLPALAYPPAALEPHIDAQTMQIHHDKHHQTYITNLNNAVAKVYGPNSRVMSAEALLKNLERIPEDSRAAVRNNAGGHVNHTIFWTLMKPGGGGAPTGAIADAIKGTFGDFDKFKAAFEDAGLKRFGSGWVWLSVKKGKLELASYPYQDTPILEGGVPVLGNDVWEHAYYLKYQNKRADYLKAWWNVVNWDEVNNRLKMGR